In Hermetia illucens chromosome 1, iHerIll2.2.curated.20191125, whole genome shotgun sequence, one genomic interval encodes:
- the LOC119655622 gene encoding LOW QUALITY PROTEIN: ribosome biogenesis protein WDR12 homolog (The sequence of the model RefSeq protein was modified relative to this genomic sequence to represent the inferred CDS: inserted 3 bases in 3 codons; deleted 2 bases in 2 codons; substituted 1 base at 1 genomic stop codon), whose protein sequence is MMEIETGEGQLQIHLTTKQQEYAVPDIPYTIGANVASEDLNTLVNTLLKESREIXEDVDFDFLVFGEFLRSRLGDHLKEENISFEDAIEIEYVDRFPSPEPKXCLLHDDWVAAVKTCGNWILTGCYDNTLNIWTTKGKHVLTIPGHNNPIKAVSWISLDEKSATFVSCSQDQTAMLWXWNVENNSVDCVHVCKGHERGSDCVDISPDKQRFATGSGIQCXKSVGRLHDDDNGSRQSKKARSESGKTRTPIMTLQGHRECVSSVQWMDQTTLLTSSWDHTMKIWDLNLEGVKSEITGNKSFFDASYSKLNGLIITASPDKNLRLYDPRSNQGAIVKNTYLGHSQWVQSVTWAPHDEFMFLSGSYDNQVKLWDHRSPKAPLYDLLGHDDKVLDVDWSNPKFMVSGGSDNTVRIFKSKKAVNKPSDV, encoded by the exons ATGATGGAAATCGAAACTGGCGAAGGACAGTTGCAAATTCACCTGACAACGAAGCAACAGGA ATATGCTGTCCCTGATATACCATATACAATCGGTGCCAACGTGGCATCCGAGGATTTGAACACCTTGGTAAACACACTGCTGAAAGAAAGCAGAGAGA ATGAGGATGTAGACTTCGACTTTCTTGTTTTTGGTGAATTTCTAAG GTCACGATTAGGAGATCATTTAAAGGAAGAAAAC ATTTCTTTTGAAGACGCTATTGAAATCGAATATGTTGATCGTTTTCCATCGCCAGAACCAA GATGTCTACTGCACGATGATTGGGTGGCTGCTGTTAAAACCTGCGGAAACTGGATTTTGACTGGATGCTATGATAATACTTTAAATATTTGGACTACAAAAGGCAAA CACGTACTCACAATTCCAGGACATAACAACCCTATCAAAGCTGTTTCGTGGATATCTTTAGATGAGAAAAGTGCAACGTTTGTAAG TTGTTCTCAAGATCAAACTGCCATGCTTT AATGGAATGTTGAAAATAACTCAGTCGATTGTGTTCACGTGTGCAAAGGCCATGAGCGTGGTAGTGACTGTGTGGATATAAGTCCTGATAAACAGCGTTTCGCTACAGGCAGCGGGATACAATGTTAAAAATCTGTCGGCCG ActtcatgatgatgataatggttCGAGACAGTCAAAAAAAGCTCGCTCCGAAAGTGGGAAAACAAGA ACGCCGATCATGACACTACAAGGTCATCGCGAATGTGTTTCTAGTGTTCAGTGGATGGACCAAACGACACTTTTGACGAGCTCATGGGATCACACAATGAAAATTTGGGATTTGAACTTAGAAGGGGTGAAATCGGAAATTACCGGTAATAAATCCTTCTTCGATGCGAGCTATTCTAAGTTGAACGGACTTATAATAACAGCTTCACCCGATAAAAACCTCAGATTATATGATCCACGGTCGAATC AGGGAGCTATCGTGAAAAACACATATCTTGGGCATAGCCAATGGGTACAGAGCGTTACTTGGGCACCACACGATGAATTTATGTTTCTTTCAGGATCATACGATAATCAAGTCAAATTGTGGGATCACAGAAG TCCGAAAGCACCTCTATATGATTTACTCGGTCATGACGATAAAGTGTTGGATGTCGATTGGTCTAATCCTAAGTTCATGGTGTCGGGAGGATCTGATAACACTGTTCGTATTTTTAAATCCAAAAAAGCTGTTAATAAACCATCAGatgtttaa